GACATCAAAAGAGAAGGGACAAGAGGATCACTGGGGACACTTGATGATCGGGGCCGTGGTATATACTTGGGCTGAAAAGAAAATAGACTGTGCCATGAGAGCAGagctttttcactgaggaagtaTTCTGGATCAGGTGAAAATTTAGGGATTGGGAATGGAGGGGACAGGATTTGTTAGTTGTTCTTTCCTTCTTATTATATCTTTCCTTTGAAATGTATGTGGTGAAATATTAACAATGggtacttctgagtatatatagaTATTTCTTTGAGATGTATATCACCTCCTATTTTCTTTGCTCTGGACAAACTAAGACCTACTTCACAgtattattttgaagattaaaagagtaattcacTGTGAAATTGTCTAGCATATTTCCTTGTATTTTATAGATAGTAGATAAAGTTTTGTTTAACCTTGTTAAATTATTTCCCCTTGTTAAATTCCATTGACCAACCATGGTGGAGGTTGTCAGGAAGTTACTAGTGTGAGCGTCTCATCACATTCCTTGGCCTCCACCCTTCTTTATCCTACCCAGACCTGTTTTATTGCTGctggaaggaagaaaaatctaTAGTAGGTCACTTGATTAAATAGTATTAATAGAATAATGGCTTTCTCTTTTCCACTGCCTGTTTCTTTCCTAAAAAATTATAGTTCAAAAGCAGCATCTTCTAGAAAGCAGTTCCTGATTAGTCGTCTCATTTTCTATCCCACATTCAAGTTActcttaaaaatcatatttatgtaTGATTTTTACATACATAAGCAACGTATGTAAAAGCAAATGTGTTTTTAGGGGTCCTCCTTGAATATACTCTTTCATGTAAATTCTGAGCTCCTAGACTATGAAGAGGTTGTGTTTTACGAGTACTTGACAGCTGGCAATCACTGTTTTAATTCAGCTTAAGACGAGGGTACTTGTTAAAACAGTAGAGAGGAGTTGGGAGGTAGAGGTAAAGGGTTTTAGGAATATGAAGAAAGAGGATATATGGGTAAAATTCATGGGCTCATGAGttattttgaaatttactttTCTTAGTTGCTTACCTGATTAATTATTTTATGGCAGGTTTTACATTTAACTTGAGCGTTTCTATAGCGTGGATTAATAGGCCATCTACCTAGTCTTTAAAAATCTCTTGATTCAATACATTGTAATTAGTTTCTGGTAATTAaatcattctctctttttcctgcaGATTGAGGTGGTGCCATGCAGCAAGaagcagagagatgcagagttcgaGCCAGAAGACCTGACATGGCACTTTATGTACCTAAAGCTCGAAGGGGTGTAGTACTCTTCAAGTCAGGTGATGAGGAAAAAAGCTGTGGTCCATCTAACTGCGTGGTGAAAGAAGATCAAAAAGAAGATTGTCTCTCCCAAAAGGAGATCTTTAGAGACAAACCTGAGGCTCAAAGACTAAGTTTTAATCCTGATAAAAAGGAACACAATCATagggaaggaaagaaatcttcaacaaaattaagaaaagatacatgccttcaagaaagaaataaagataggGTTTGTACTAAGAGGGGAACCACAGAATCCAAAGAAGTATTATCCCAAGGACGTCAGCAAAGAGGCTCAAATCCTGGGATTATACCTAGTGTATTTTTACAAAGACATTTTAAACCAAAGAAGGTGGAGTGTTTGGAGGTTGGAAGCACAGATGGAGCAGGACATGAGAGGTTGCTTCCATTTCAGTCTTGTTCAGAAATCAGTGAAGCTCAGTTTCTAAATAAACCATTCCAAAATATGGAATTCTGTGATTTCAGTAGGCATGAACTAAGTGGGGAAACATTTGAAGACAGAGATTTGGAAAGCAGAATTGAAGCTGATGCCAGGGTTGTGGAGATACTATCCGAGTTTCCTAGAGTTTTTAGTTCTGTGTTGAAACCTGAGAGTGTGCTTGCACCGGTAAAACTAGACTCTGATTCTGGACTTGTACAACAAGGCATGCAAACATCAGGTGGAATGTTGAAGCTCAGCAATGGAGGCATCACCACTGTTTCTGTTCCTGGAAGTCCGGATGGTGTCACTGATCAAACTTGTGTAGACTTTGAAGCTGAGAATGTTGGTAATGTAGCAAACAGTACAGATTTCATCTTGGGTCAAAAAGGTATAGATTCCAGTCCTGAGGCTGTGGGTTACATCTCTCATAAAACGACTGTAATCAGCAAATTAGAGGACACAAATGGCATTTTTGAGCCAACAGTGATTAGAGAGTATGAGGAGAATGACAACACTACTGATGAGTTATGTGTAAAGTATGAACCTTCTGATACAGCTGTCCTGGCTCATGAAACTGATACAGATCATGGGTCTAAGAGTGTAGGTGACATTACCAATAAGGCATGTATGATGGACATTACAGATGTCATATCTGATCAAATAACTGTAGGCAGCCCTTGTGTAGTTGCAGTTAGAATAGCTGATGAGGACTGTACCAACAGAAGtagtttctcaaaatatttagaaatgagcGCAGATACAGCTCCTGTTCATGTAGCTGTGAGAGGGAATGACACTGAAAATTTCAGTAACCTGATTGCTTGCTCAGATATTTATGCTGGGAGTATTTCATCTAGTTTCACAGAGTCAACAGGAAAGTTGATAGAGAGCTTGTCAGATTGTGCTTCCTCCTTACCTATAAAGAAGATTGCTGGTAGTAATTGTAGCACTTTTTTGGACTCTGAACTCTGTATGTTAAATGGAACAAAAGTCCTTTCAGACAGTGCCTTGGGCAACGATCTAGATTGTACTGGTGATATAACAGAGGCATTGCATGAACTAAAAACTGCTGAAGAGttcaaaacaaaagaggaagatgactcaGAGAATATAGAGTTTGGTATATCCTTTCCTGATATAGAATCAGTATCTATGGAAACATCCATAGAACCGAAAGCAACTGAAACTTCTCACATGGAAGGAAGTGCTGCTGCTGAGGAGAGCTGGGAGTCTATGTTTAATGATGATGGTGACTGCCTGGATCCACGTCTTCTACAAGAGGTATGTTTAGTGGAAATTGCGTGATGCTTAGGTAATTTCTAGATTCACAGAACCTGGGATTTTGGGTGGTaattttgatggacatttgtgcaCAGTCACACATTCAGTCATATTATATGCAATGTAAGGGTTCCTAAGCAATACACTAATAAGCAATAAACTAATAAGATTGTAGATTGAGAAAAGAATACCTGATAggtctttaaaaagtaaaacatacaGGATTGAGCTATATCTATAATAGCCAAGTCCTGAGGGATCTCATTGAGTAGATTAAAGATAAATTTAGTGGATTCTGGCTATCTGCTGAGGAAATACAGAGGGAAACTTATTCAGAAGGGCTTTTCTGTGTTGACAAGATGTGAGTGTGGTAACTAGAGATGGCTGTCAGTCTATAATTAGAAAAACACTGTTCAGCAGCGGTTTTAGACCCAAATCAGGTTAAGAATTACTAATAATGCAGGAACTTAGGTGAATATAGAGGTTATTAAGAATCCAAGCATTGGAAGAAGGCCTTAGTTTGAGAAAGGAAGCAGTGTTCGTAGGAGTTGGCAAAGGGACTACTTGAGTGGGTAGAGGACACAGGTATGCATAGGAGAGAAAGAACAGCTTCCTACAAAAGAAGGGCGTGGCACACAGAGCCTTTTATACATGgtaggactcaataaatatttattgaatggatgtAGGTGATAGGGCAGAGTTGGAGCTCTCTGCCTTTTTAGCGTGGCCTCCAGGGACTTGCAGAATATTGCTGTTGGAACTTGGTTTGTGTGTGGTAGCTTAGGGATATGGCTTGTGTATTTGAGGAGGGAAGTTCACGTGTGCCACCTTGTTTTTCAGGTCTTAACACTGTTTAGGATAGGTGCAAAAGAATTTAGGCAACTACTTAGTGTTTTGAGGAGCAGAGTAATTTAGCCGAAGAGGACACTAGCATGACCTAAACCTGTAGTGTAGAAGCTGAAGACATCCAGTGCCTGGGTGTTGTTTTTGGTTATCTTTGGAGGTGCTTGGTAGGGATGGAGTTCTATGTTGAGGGATGAGGATGGATGAGAGCAAGAAAGAAGGAGATGGATTGAGAATACAGGTAGCAGATCCAGTTCCAAACTATGATCTCCTGTGCTTTGGGTTTTAGAAGATACAATAATAATGTTATTAAAAGGTGTCACAAACCCAATAACATTAATAGCCCTTTGGTAACTATTattcttaatttattatttatattgctCCACACATTCTTTATTAAAGACTAAACCGTAGTGTCTACCTTGAAAACTTTCCGTTCAAAGATTTTTGGCTCTTTTCGCAGCTGGCCCATTTTCTTTGTTGACAATGGCTAGACATGGAGGTATGTGTAATACGTCTAATATGCAGGGAGGTATGCTGCAGAGCAGGGTGTGGCAGCCACTGGCATGTGAAGCAGTTTCCTGTGACATTTTGAAACTCTAAAACTGCCTGAGTGGGGTAGAGAGCATAGGTAGGTCATTATTGAGCTCCTGGAACTGTAACCCTTGATAAGTCTCCAAAGATGACACTTAATCTCCTTAAGCCGTCATATGAGATGCCAGACACCTAAATTGGTAATTGATAAAGAAAACGATATTGGCATGACTTCTTTTAACCCTCTGAGATATTGGTACAAGAACTCAAAGATTCTTGTTGTTTAGATAAAACTCCCATAGCCCCTGCTGCCTCCTGTGCGGATCAGCAAACCTATTGGTAGGATGGTTCGTAGAATACCAGAAACATAGCATCGATATTGGTAGACACTAGTATCTGGTCCCTTCACTGGCCATTTCTGTCCTTGATTTGAGTTTTTAAATAGGCTGCTAACAATGTATAACCATGGAAAAGACAAGAGTAAAGGAGCACCACCCATTCCCAaaccatcttccctctgtgtgtgctcACTCACCTTCGTACACTTGCTCTGTCTCCCCATCGTCTTTTGCAGAAATGCTCTCTGTTTTTAAGTAGAAAAcccaaaattgaaaagaaaaatttataatccAACCACTAAAAGCAAATTATATGAAGTACAAAGGGAGGAAAGTCCTTTATATCCCACCCCTAGGGATCTCACTGGTAGTTGGTACCCCATCACTTTGCAGTTAAATAGCAAATATTGGGCACCTAGAGTTTGATAAACTATAAATTGCAAATAGATATATATTGTTATTATCACTACTGTGTTAAAGGCTCTGTGCTACATGCCAGCTTTTTTCTCTGCTCTAAAGTTACTTATATTTTATTTGGAGAGACAAGATGTAACCATGTGATTAGATAGTCACATAACAATCTGAAGGATAATTAATATAAAACAACCATATAAGAGATGTCCTAATACTGGATTTGATTGTCTGATGAGTGATCTAGACAATGGCTTCAAAAGAGGATTAGATCCCTGAGGACTAAACTGGTTGATGTCGTTTCATGTTGATGAGGCCATAGAATTAAACGAGATTATAATCCCCACTTCCGTAGATTATTCTATGTTCctaatttctattttctgttctatttctatttttttaaattaatagatttatttttttaagcagttttaggtttacagaaaaattgagtgccAAGTATAGACAGTTCCTATATACTCCCTCACTCTTCtattactattttaatttctgttttcacaGTATCTTTTATTATTAGTTCCAGCTCAATTTTAAcagatttatatttaatatttttattaaaatgtctgAATTAACATGGTATTGACTCCCTAAGTGGGGATTTATATACTTAACTTGCAGATGCTATATATTCTAACACAGTCCCTTGGGACAtccaggggagaatctgattAAATTATGTACTCTGTTTGTTGTTCAACCCGTTAGTGGATGATGACTAGATCTCCAGTTCACGCTAAAAAGAGAGAACATTAAGTGGATTCCATTGCTCatagtttgttgtttttaaaaccaGGTTAACtcctaaaattaaaaatctccctTCTGAGCTCTGTAGATTTGTTGTataatgtttttttcctctgaatcTTCATTCAAACCAACAGCATTTTAATTTCTGATCTTTCTTCAAAACTAAAGAAAGGTAAACGGTTCTGGGCCTATATTGTCAGTACAAGGAGGGTTTCTTGTCTGAAGCTTCAGATTCCTGGTGTGCCTTCCTCTGTCCCTGTCAGGGCTTTTGCTTCAGTGACCTCCATGAGATGTGGTATGTGAGGTGTGGTTGGGGCAGATCGGGTAGGGGTATTGATATGACTCATAATATTCATTCCATTTAATTAAGTCCCTGTTTAGTAACAATAGCAGGGAAGGGAAATTGCAGGATTGGCAAAGAACCAGAGTGTGCACTCTATGCTGGTGAGGAGAAAAATAGACAGCAACTGTATCCAAAAATTAGAAATTCATTTGTGTTAAAAAGCTTGGTTAAAGGTAGAAACATacctttgggagaattaaatCTTGCCTACCTTTGATTTGAATTAATTTAATCATTTGTATCAGAAATTACTTACAGGCATGCTGGATACTCTGTTGCTGGGCTTTGGGAAGGAGTCCTAGGGAGGAAAAGAGTGACCCAGCTGTAGGCCTGACTATTGAAGTGGGTAGGCAACAgtctaaatatatttaaattcagaCTTTTTTGTTCTGATGAATTTGGGGTTGGAGTGTGGGGAGGTGTAAATTTGCAATAAGGCCTAGATTTCGGGCAGAGAGAATTTAAGTGCGAATCAGCAACCTTATACAGAAGATCTTTTTGTGTGGATTGACCAAAGGCTGAGATTGTTAAGGAATAGCCAAGAGGATGCCCAGGCAAACTGGATACTAGACTTAAAGCACTAAGACTATATTTCTGATCCTTCATATGATGGGTCATACTATTATATTGCCTACATGGAACAAGATTGACTCATTTCTTGTAGGTCTGAGTCTGCAGTTTGAAGGTCAGAAGTACATATCTATTGCCTGTTGCTGAGATGGACGGATAGGCAAGGACTAATACTCTATAAagtaataaataaggaaaaattttGATGTGGGAGAACAGACCTGGATGTGCTGCAGGATTTTAGGGAGCATAAGGATCAAGTGGATCAGGGACTAGCGAAATCAAGCAGGAAGTGGAATGGCAATAAATGCTAAGTTTGTCTGCTTTGCAGTTTTTCTTAGGTCTCTTGGACAGCCATTCTCACTATCATAGCAGTACCTGAGTCGAGCTATCAGGACCAGTTTGGGAAGATTCAAACCTCTACCATCCCCCTATTTGACTTAGTTTTACTGTTTCAGGCTAGTCTACTCTTACCTTTCTACTTTATCAGTGGTATCTTTCCATCTGTTCTTTCTAATCATGttgggaagagaagaaaatacagatatttcTCCCTGCCTTCTCCGTCTTCCTAGTTCACTACAAATTTAATCTACAACAGTGTTTTCACTGTTTAGTGAAAGCATCTTCCCAGGAATGCCAATATCAGGCTACCATGTCAACCTTTCTGTACTGTCTGAATAGGAGCCAGGTCCACGTTGGTTCAGGATATTTACTTGGTCCCTGCTTATATATTCATGTGCCATACATTACCATTCATGGGAGAGAACTAGAACTCTCAAATTTATCCTCTGGCACTGGGATCAATAAATGATCATCTGACCAATTGTTAGGGCGCTATACATGTCTCATTATtgtagctttcttttttcttatttcattttgccCATCTCCTTTTCTGCTTCCTTGTCCACTTtccccctttcttctcttttactgTGCCTTAATCCAAAGTTATGGCCATGGCTTTCTCCCACTGATGATAATGAGAAGTATTGAGATATTGCTGCTACTTATTCTAGAGAAATCTTTAGATGGCACCTTGCATGGCATTCTGCCCATTCTGTGTTATAAATTTGTGAAGCCAAAGTTTGCATTTCTGGCCTTGGTTTCTTGATAAGGTCAGTGGAGGCATAGCTTAGATAtattagataattttattttcagataggGAATACCATTGAAGACATTATCTACTCTTATACTTAGTGTATAAAATGTTGCAGTTTAGggtctgaatttatttttctacttttgaaAAGGACTTATGCCCAAAACAGTGTAGAAGAGGGCTGGAAGCTATAACTTATGGTGTGTATTACACACtgtagtattattatttttttagggaACTCTTTTTGGATGTTTTTGAACTTAGGTCATGAGAAATTTGAAAAGActtgaaatactttttatttttttaaataaatagtgtTATTTCCCTAACTGCCAAAGATAGGAAGTTAAATGGGTAACACATTTTaattctagcttttgatttatttACATTACCGTAGACCAACATGAACAATTCTCAATTTTCTGTGATACTGGAATACCTTAAGTAGAATCAAATCCAGATAATCCCCAaaccttctttttttgtttgtagcTTAAGCCTGGTCTCCAATGAAATATAAAAGTGTgtagtaaataataaaattttaagttgattttcttCAGTAGAAAATGAGTTAATTA
This genomic stretch from Diceros bicornis minor isolate mBicDic1 chromosome 6, mDicBic1.mat.cur, whole genome shotgun sequence harbors:
- the R3HCC1L gene encoding coiled-coil domain-containing protein R3HCC1L isoform X2 is translated as MQQEAERCRVRARRPDMALYVPKARRGVVLFKSGDEEKSCGPSNCVVKEDQKEDCLSQKEIFRDKPEAQRLSFNPDKKEHNHREGKKSSTKLRKDTCLQERNKDRVCTKRGTTESKEVLSQGRQQRGSNPGIIPSVFLQRHFKPKKVECLEVGSTDGAGHERLLPFQSCSEISEAQFLNKPFQNMEFCDFSRHELSGETFEDRDLESRIEADARVVEILSEFPRVFSSVLKPESVLAPVKLDSDSGLVQQGMQTSGGMLKLSNGGITTVSVPGSPDGVTDQTCVDFEAENVGNVANSTDFILGQKGIDSSPEAVGYISHKTTVISKLEDTNGIFEPTVIREYEENDNTTDELCVKYEPSDTAVLAHETDTDHGSKSVGDITNKACMMDITDVISDQITVGSPCVVAVRIADEDCTNRSSFSKYLEMSADTAPVHVAVRGNDTENFSNLIACSDIYAGSISSSFTESTGKLIESLSDCASSLPIKKIAGSNCSTFLDSELCMLNGTKVLSDSALGNDLDCTGDITEALHELKTAEEFKTKEEDDSENIEFGISFPDIESVSMETSIEPKATETSHMEGSAAAEESWESMFNDDGDCLDPRLLQEFLEAACIPRLMLPSVFKTSNGQLSVFSIVSL
- the R3HCC1L gene encoding coiled-coil domain-containing protein R3HCC1L isoform X1, whose product is MQQEAERCRVRARRPDMALYVPKARRGVVLFKSGDEEKSCGPSNCVVKEDQKEDCLSQKEIFRDKPEAQRLSFNPDKKEHNHREGKKSSTKLRKDTCLQERNKDRVCTKRGTTESKEVLSQGRQQRGSNPGIIPSVFLQRHFKPKKVECLEVGSTDGAGHERLLPFQSCSEISEAQFLNKPFQNMEFCDFSRHELSGETFEDRDLESRIEADARVVEILSEFPRVFSSVLKPESVLAPVKLDSDSGLVQQGMQTSGGMLKLSNGGITTVSVPGSPDGVTDQTCVDFEAENVGNVANSTDFILGQKGIDSSPEAVGYISHKTTVISKLEDTNGIFEPTVIREYEENDNTTDELCVKYEPSDTAVLAHETDTDHGSKSVGDITNKACMMDITDVISDQITVGSPCVVAVRIADEDCTNRSSFSKYLEMSADTAPVHVAVRGNDTENFSNLIACSDIYAGSISSSFTESTGKLIESLSDCASSLPIKKIAGSNCSTFLDSELCMLNGTKVLSDSALGNDLDCTGDITEALHELKTAEEFKTKEEDDSENIEFGISFPDIESVSMETSIEPKATETSHMEGSAAAEESWESMFNDDGDCLDPRLLQELSGNMKNRESIQESRFDYYNHEVPDIDLSDCEFPHVIEIYDFPQEFRTEDLLRVFCSYQKKGFDIKWVDDTHALGVFSSPITARDALGSKHAMVKIRPLSQATRAAKAKARAYAEFLQPAKERPETSAALARRLVISALGVRSKQSKTEREAELKKLQEARERKRLEAKQREDIWEGRDQSAV